In the Bacillus shivajii genome, one interval contains:
- the nhaC gene encoding Na+/H+ antiporter NhaC, with translation MSESIRKPTLFEVIIVLGLFLVIAFSFTSTFELPIQLALFISLFIVILLGKRLGYSYESLQEAIKAGISRGLDAVLILIAVGALIGTWIAGGIVPSIIYFGLETIHPSIFLLATLIICCLTSLATGTSWGTAGTSGIAMVAIGEGLGIPMPMVVGAVLSGAYFGDKFSPLSDSTVLTASMSKVDVIDHIRSMLYVSIPAFVVSAIAFTVVGFTVIDGTVDQQRINSILSSMDDTFNISLLMLIPAAIVIILLAMKKPAVPTIAFGSLLGVIWAVFFQSMDFVPALETSYNGFTIASGSEFLDDLLNRGGIVSMLGGIVVILLGLGFGGVLNHIGALQVIVDSFTRFITNTGRLSVSTLLTGFFANVFGCAMYVSLILTPKIMEKNYDKLKVDRKVLSRNTEVGGTLTSGMVPWSDNGIFMVALFGVPTLAYLPYMWLSFAAIFFVILYGYTGKFIWYTEENQAEVKSS, from the coding sequence TGAAGTCATTATCGTACTAGGTTTATTTTTAGTTATTGCTTTTTCTTTTACGTCAACATTTGAATTACCTATTCAACTAGCACTCTTTATTTCACTTTTTATTGTGATTTTACTAGGTAAGAGATTAGGTTATAGTTATGAAAGTTTACAAGAAGCGATTAAAGCAGGGATCTCGAGGGGGCTCGACGCGGTACTTATTTTGATCGCTGTCGGTGCTCTTATCGGTACGTGGATTGCTGGAGGAATTGTTCCTAGTATCATTTACTTTGGTCTAGAAACGATTCATCCAAGTATTTTCTTGTTAGCAACATTAATTATTTGTTGTTTAACTTCTTTAGCAACTGGTACATCTTGGGGAACGGCAGGTACATCAGGAATTGCAATGGTTGCAATTGGTGAAGGGTTAGGAATTCCAATGCCAATGGTTGTAGGTGCGGTCCTATCAGGAGCTTATTTCGGTGATAAGTTTTCACCTTTATCGGATAGTACGGTGTTAACCGCATCAATGTCAAAAGTCGATGTGATTGATCATATTCGTTCTATGTTATATGTAAGTATACCTGCTTTTGTCGTCAGTGCAATTGCGTTTACAGTTGTTGGTTTTACAGTCATTGATGGTACGGTCGATCAACAGCGTATTAACTCGATCCTGTCTTCGATGGATGACACATTTAATATTAGTTTGCTTATGCTTATTCCAGCAGCAATCGTTATTATATTACTCGCGATGAAAAAACCAGCTGTTCCGACGATTGCATTCGGTTCACTACTTGGCGTGATTTGGGCTGTGTTTTTCCAAAGTATGGATTTTGTCCCAGCACTTGAAACGTCTTATAACGGATTTACGATTGCATCAGGAAGTGAATTTTTAGATGACTTATTAAATCGTGGCGGTATTGTTAGCATGCTTGGTGGAATCGTTGTTATTTTATTAGGCCTTGGTTTTGGTGGGGTTTTAAACCATATTGGAGCCTTACAAGTCATTGTCGACTCCTTTACGAGGTTTATTACGAACACGGGCCGACTTTCTGTATCGACGTTACTAACAGGATTTTTCGCCAATGTGTTTGGATGTGCGATGTACGTATCATTAATTTTAACGCCAAAAATTATGGAGAAAAATTATGATAAGTTAAAGGTTGATCGTAAAGTGTTATCACGAAATACGGAAGTCGGAGGTACATTAACTTCTGGTATGGTTCCGTGGTCAGATAATGGAATATTTATGGTTGCCTTGTTTGGTGTTCCGACGCTAGCTTATCTACCATATATGTGGTTAAGCTTTGCGGCCATTTTCTTTGTCATCCTCTATGGATACACAGGTAAATTTATTTGGTACACAGAAGAAAATCAGGCAGAAGTAAAATCATCATAA
- a CDS encoding LTA synthase family protein — MQSFFRNHRFMLLFLSVIWLKTFIVSEATFHININQFLEALIFALNPLIFLFTIYSIGLLFKPKAQLFYYFALSMVLSVILYSNVVYYREFSDIITLPMLLMSSNMGDLSTSIFELIHIADILYFIDLALLGFLIYRQPVWLTVTKIQFNKAKFPAIILLLLLAVGLTQLKVVDQKYSFNRDQLIQTLGIYNFYLYDAYLHTLTTTQVMFSEEDDWSSIKEYLEENRGMSNLNYFEAAKDMNVIVVSLESVESFVFGETLNGEEITPFLNELIEESYYFENFYYQTGQGKTSDAEFIINTSLYPLGRGAVFLTHDENEYRGLPEILLNHGYHTATFHANNQSFYNRDVMYPNLGYEDIYSFSDYNISVMNSVGWGMKDIDFVEQSLAFIEELPQPFYGTMLTLTNHFPYELDEEDQFIDEFDSDSEIVNRYFPTVRYTDEAMRVLVEGLKEKGLYENTVLVMYGDHYGIASSHYGELGKFLDKRINMYEAIKLERVPLIVHIPGMEGETIDTVSGQIDVMPTLLNLLGISEENKTMFGSDLFSYNRNDFTVLRDGSVITDDLIYSNDRCFDHETGEELSLATCEPLKEQGARELNFSDKIIYGDLFQFLD, encoded by the coding sequence TTGCAAAGCTTCTTCCGCAACCATCGTTTTATGTTATTATTCCTTTCAGTCATTTGGTTGAAAACGTTTATCGTTTCTGAAGCTACTTTCCATATCAATATTAATCAATTTTTAGAAGCACTCATTTTTGCACTTAATCCATTGATTTTTTTATTTACCATATACAGCATTGGCTTACTATTTAAACCAAAAGCACAACTGTTCTATTACTTCGCGTTAAGCATGGTACTTTCGGTTATCTTGTACTCAAACGTTGTTTATTACCGCGAGTTTAGTGATATCATTACACTTCCGATGCTGCTTATGAGTTCAAATATGGGAGATTTAAGCACAAGCATTTTTGAGCTCATTCATATTGCCGATATCCTTTACTTCATTGATCTTGCTCTACTTGGATTTCTCATTTATAGGCAACCAGTATGGCTAACTGTTACAAAGATCCAGTTTAACAAGGCAAAGTTTCCAGCAATCATTTTACTTCTTTTACTTGCGGTTGGTCTCACACAACTGAAGGTCGTTGACCAAAAATATTCGTTTAACCGCGACCAACTTATACAAACGCTCGGGATTTATAATTTTTATCTGTATGATGCATACCTTCATACACTAACGACTACTCAAGTGATGTTTTCTGAAGAAGATGACTGGTCATCGATTAAGGAATATTTAGAAGAAAACCGTGGTATGTCAAACCTAAATTACTTTGAAGCAGCTAAAGACATGAACGTCATCGTCGTTTCACTCGAGTCTGTGGAAAGTTTTGTTTTCGGTGAAACATTAAACGGTGAGGAGATCACTCCATTTTTAAATGAACTCATTGAAGAGAGCTATTACTTTGAAAACTTTTATTATCAGACGGGTCAAGGGAAAACATCTGATGCAGAGTTTATCATTAATACCTCCTTGTACCCGTTAGGGCGAGGCGCTGTTTTCCTTACTCATGATGAAAATGAATATCGTGGTCTCCCTGAAATTTTATTAAATCACGGTTACCATACAGCAACATTTCATGCGAACAACCAATCATTTTACAACCGGGATGTCATGTACCCGAATTTAGGGTATGAAGACATTTATTCATTCAGTGATTACAATATTTCAGTCATGAACTCTGTCGGTTGGGGAATGAAAGATATCGATTTTGTTGAACAGTCGCTCGCGTTTATTGAAGAGTTACCACAGCCTTTTTACGGAACGATGTTAACATTAACGAACCATTTTCCTTATGAGCTAGATGAAGAAGATCAATTTATTGATGAGTTCGATTCTGACAGTGAAATCGTCAACCGTTATTTTCCAACGGTAAGATATACTGATGAGGCGATGCGTGTACTCGTTGAAGGGTTGAAAGAAAAAGGTTTATATGAAAATACTGTTCTCGTCATGTACGGCGATCATTATGGCATTGCAAGCAGTCATTATGGTGAACTAGGTAAATTTCTAGATAAAAGAATTAATATGTATGAAGCCATTAAGCTTGAGCGTGTACCGTTGATCGTTCATATCCCTGGTATGGAAGGAGAAACCATTGATACCGTCTCTGGGCAAATCGATGTCATGCCAACACTTTTAAATTTACTTGGTATTTCTGAAGAAAATAAAACAATGTTTGGCTCTGACCTATTCTCCTATAACCGAAACGATTTCACAGTATTACGTGATGGCAGTGTTATTACAGACGATCTCATTTACTCAAATGACCGCTGTTTCGACCACGAAACAGGCGAAGAGTTAAGTTTGGCTACTTGCGAACCACTCAAAGAGCAAGGGGCTCGTGAACTAAATTTTTCTGACAAGATTATATACGGAGACTTGTTCCAGTTTCTTGACTAA
- a CDS encoding CTP-dependent riboflavin kinase has translation MKRLRGEVVSGYGNFSYWIEKLSSFYKKKTGMVLFPGTLNIKLKEPYDLPSDSIRLEREEYGGEVSVSLQECRIFNRRAFILRTDKNASGQGGHPRTIIEIATDVKLRDTYNLKDGDVVEVQVQFMKEEE, from the coding sequence ATGAAACGGTTAAGAGGAGAAGTGGTTAGTGGATATGGGAATTTTTCTTATTGGATTGAAAAACTTAGTTCTTTCTATAAGAAAAAAACAGGAATGGTTCTCTTTCCTGGTACTTTAAATATCAAACTCAAAGAACCTTATGATTTACCAAGTGATTCAATAAGGTTGGAGCGAGAAGAATATGGTGGAGAAGTATCTGTTAGTTTGCAAGAGTGTAGAATATTCAATAGAAGAGCATTTATACTTCGGACCGATAAAAATGCATCGGGGCAAGGGGGGCACCCAAGAACAATTATCGAAATCGCAACAGACGTGAAATTAAGAGACACATACAACCTTAAGGACGGCGATGTCGTAGAAGTTCAAGTTCAATTCATGAAAGAGGAAGAGTGA
- a CDS encoding ABC transporter permease, with product MSKEQTFTGTGTMLRFMLRRDRIRIPIWIIAITLSIVISLISFEELYVTDAERQTMAMTMTNPAAIALSGPDLYLENYTVGAMISHQMIGMAGIVVALMSVLFIVRHTRKEEETGRAELIRASVTGRHANTTAALILVLGLNIVLALVLALSMGGLGYESVTWEGSFLFSVALASIGFIFAAIAIFFVQLMETARGATGFGTGMIAVAFTLRAVGDIDNSLLSWLTPIGWAQQTAAFVDNDWSPLLPSFSFTIIFTLIAYKLSTMRDVGGGMIRPRQGRAHATSLLTNPIGLAYRLQRTSLIIWSFALLIFGMSYGAFLGEAEEMMASMEDTLNEMLPQMEDGVIADSFAAMFISVSAMVAAIPALLSLLKLRGEEKAGRIEPLLSGALARTRLLGSYLVIALLGSVFLLFMAGFGMGITGSQSMNDSSYLLDLTIAGLAFAPALWVAIGLGVALFGLWPKKAAFSWAVVIYAFFVVYLGGALQLPEWVMNLSPYEHISRIPAEDLVITPLLSLTAIAIGLMIVGITAFTKRDIDM from the coding sequence GTGAGTAAAGAGCAAACCTTTACTGGAACTGGTACGATGCTCCGTTTCATGTTGCGTAGAGATCGTATTCGAATACCCATTTGGATCATAGCCATCACTCTTAGCATTGTTATCTCACTCATTAGTTTTGAAGAGTTATATGTAACTGATGCTGAACGACAAACAATGGCCATGACGATGACAAATCCCGCTGCGATTGCACTTTCAGGTCCTGACCTTTATTTAGAGAATTATACTGTTGGTGCGATGATCTCACACCAAATGATTGGGATGGCTGGAATTGTTGTCGCTTTAATGAGTGTCCTCTTCATCGTCCGTCATACGCGTAAAGAAGAAGAAACTGGGCGGGCTGAGTTAATTCGAGCTTCTGTTACAGGAAGACATGCGAATACTACTGCAGCACTCATCCTCGTACTTGGGTTGAATATCGTTCTTGCGCTAGTTTTAGCTCTTAGCATGGGGGGATTAGGGTACGAATCCGTCACTTGGGAAGGTTCGTTTTTATTTAGTGTTGCATTAGCTTCGATCGGCTTTATTTTTGCTGCCATTGCGATTTTTTTCGTTCAACTCATGGAAACTGCTCGTGGAGCGACGGGATTCGGTACTGGAATGATCGCCGTAGCCTTTACTTTACGTGCTGTTGGTGACATTGATAACAGTCTCTTATCATGGCTTACGCCAATTGGCTGGGCACAACAAACGGCAGCGTTTGTTGACAATGATTGGTCACCATTATTGCCTAGTTTTTCTTTCACAATTATTTTTACCTTAATAGCTTATAAGTTAAGTACAATGCGAGATGTTGGAGGCGGAATGATCCGCCCTCGCCAAGGACGCGCTCATGCCACTTCATTATTGACGAACCCAATCGGTCTTGCTTATCGATTACAAAGAACGAGTTTGATCATTTGGAGTTTTGCCTTATTAATATTCGGAATGTCTTATGGGGCCTTTCTTGGAGAAGCTGAAGAAATGATGGCTTCAATGGAAGATACGCTCAATGAAATGCTTCCTCAAATGGAAGATGGAGTGATTGCTGATAGTTTTGCCGCAATGTTTATCTCTGTTTCAGCAATGGTTGCCGCGATCCCTGCTTTACTAAGTTTATTAAAGCTTCGTGGTGAAGAAAAAGCCGGGCGTATTGAACCACTCCTTTCAGGGGCATTAGCGCGAACTCGCCTGTTAGGAAGTTATTTAGTCATCGCCTTACTTGGCAGTGTTTTCTTATTATTTATGGCAGGCTTTGGCATGGGGATCACGGGAAGTCAAAGTATGAACGATTCTAGTTATCTACTTGACTTGACGATCGCAGGGTTAGCTTTTGCTCCTGCTTTATGGGTAGCAATCGGTTTAGGAGTGGCACTGTTTGGTCTGTGGCCTAAAAAAGCAGCATTTAGTTGGGCAGTAGTTATTTACGCATTTTTCGTCGTCTATTTAGGTGGCGCTTTACAGTTGCCTGAATGGGTCATGAATTTGTCACCATACGAGCACATCTCAAGAATACCTGCTGAAGATTTAGTGATTACGCCGTTACTTAGCTTAACTGCAATTGCTATTGGATTAATGATTGTCGGTATAACTGCATTTACAAAACGTGACATAGATATGTAA
- a CDS encoding ABC transporter ATP-binding protein: MSLINMTGVTKHYGKVRALDGLDLDVREGEVLGFIGPNGAGKSTTIRILLGLLQKSSGQISMFGKDPWKNAVELHRKISYVPGDVNLWPNLTGGEAIDLLARLRGEVNQQRRKELIERFNLDPTKKCGTYSKGNRQKVALVSAFASDSDLFILDEPTSGLDPLMEAVFQECVAEVKARGKTVLLSSHILAEVEKLCDRVAIIREGKIVESGSLDELRHLTRTFVTVETEKEITGIDTLSGIHNLELNDREAKFQVETSQMGNTLQHLTQFEVKNLTSTPPTLEELFMRHYGDSESKDGDTQGGDKGE; this comes from the coding sequence ATGTCATTAATTAACATGACGGGAGTTACAAAGCATTATGGCAAGGTAAGAGCGCTTGACGGGCTTGATTTAGACGTGCGAGAAGGGGAAGTTCTCGGTTTTATCGGACCAAATGGTGCTGGTAAGTCGACAACAATTCGGATTTTGCTTGGTCTCCTTCAAAAATCAAGTGGACAAATATCAATGTTTGGCAAAGACCCTTGGAAAAATGCTGTTGAATTACACCGTAAAATCTCTTACGTACCAGGAGACGTTAACTTATGGCCCAATTTAACAGGTGGCGAGGCGATCGACTTATTAGCACGACTACGGGGAGAAGTTAATCAACAACGTCGCAAAGAGTTAATTGAGCGTTTTAACCTTGACCCAACCAAAAAGTGTGGTACGTATTCCAAAGGAAACAGACAAAAAGTAGCATTAGTTTCTGCCTTTGCTTCTGATTCTGATTTATTTATTTTAGATGAGCCTACTTCGGGACTTGACCCATTGATGGAAGCAGTCTTCCAAGAATGCGTAGCAGAAGTAAAAGCTCGTGGAAAAACAGTTTTACTTTCAAGCCACATCTTAGCCGAAGTAGAAAAGTTATGTGACCGCGTTGCAATTATTCGCGAAGGAAAAATCGTAGAATCTGGATCATTAGATGAGCTTCGCCATTTAACTCGTACATTCGTTACGGTTGAGACAGAAAAAGAAATCACAGGTATTGATACGTTATCTGGCATCCATAACCTTGAATTGAATGATCGTGAGGCAAAGTTCCAAGTAGAAACCTCTCAAATGGGTAATACTTTGCAACATTTAACACAATTTGAGGTGAAAAATTTAACGAGTACGCCTCCTACATTAGAAGAATTGTTCATGCGCCATTACGGTGATTCAGAAAGTAAAGATGGTGACACGCAAGGAGGTGACAAAGGTGAGTAA
- a CDS encoding TetR/AcrR family transcriptional regulator produces the protein MARINSPFHKLAAEKKQRIMNAAFEEFIQKGYEQASTNAIVKRAGIGKGTLFHYFNSKKDLFLFLLDHCIDISDKEYIDKIDTTEGDIIKRFRDAALLKKRMMAKYPYLSDFILVAFSSNSSELINALHERRQTLEKKGIGRIYENIDTTLFKDDLDVEKALQLITWALDGYRNENERKLKGKTFTLEEFDLLHKEFDEYLEVLKKAFYK, from the coding sequence ATGGCACGTATTAACTCACCATTTCACAAACTAGCAGCAGAAAAAAAACAGCGCATTATGAACGCCGCTTTTGAAGAGTTTATTCAAAAGGGTTATGAACAAGCATCAACAAACGCGATTGTTAAACGAGCTGGTATCGGAAAAGGAACGTTGTTTCACTACTTCAATAGTAAGAAGGATCTCTTCTTATTTTTGCTCGACCACTGCATTGACATCAGTGACAAAGAATATATAGACAAAATTGATACAACCGAAGGGGATATCATTAAACGATTTAGAGACGCAGCCTTGTTGAAAAAAAGGATGATGGCAAAATACCCCTATTTGTCCGATTTCATCCTTGTAGCCTTTTCATCAAATTCAAGTGAACTAATCAACGCATTACACGAACGTAGACAAACACTAGAGAAAAAAGGGATTGGTAGAATTTACGAAAACATTGATACGACTCTTTTTAAAGACGATCTCGATGTAGAGAAAGCATTACAGCTCATTACGTGGGCACTCGATGGCTATCGAAATGAAAACGAACGAAAACTAAAAGGAAAAACGTTCACCCTAGAAGAGTTCGATCTGCTTCATAAAGAATTTGACGAGTATCTAGAAGTATTAAAAAAAGCTTTTTATAAATAA
- a CDS encoding cellulose biosynthesis cyclic di-GMP-binding regulatory protein BcsB: MGKRNHDLYSNGLLNRKDRIARSKKRGYRPYRKRIKTIIKGLYTFSLFSILIFLSGATPHFVTTMDSENEVEITYQNNEDINEIRNENSVMLTEDSFDETSIERFSTHLENWSALSQRGETREHGQITSFVADDVKMVGPSQVDMYYEAPLLKKGDDHYIYLTFSHSPLLLPETSTLTVEVNNQPVHSMFLTSETANHSSLKIKLDESMVTEGFHKVTLLFQGYITDDLCQRAVDPSNWLVVHSNSFVHLDVGDFVQQTDLLKHYPYPFIQPGYTEPLQFYLVVPDHPSEPIISAATQLAHFLRSQVHTSDYAVIITESETSAIDDLKNIIAVGRYDDWNGIIKETLTTRNLDIGRNYVTIDTFILDEINKQFLFFGGDENDLIEKKIPLLTEQHVIKQLAGSSLSVAQLPETIDDNEDMTFDLKSKGMEDLHLNSRFNTSPVIRFDLPLYGEIEEHPTLHVNMRISPLLHELVDEGVDEHLGINIYINEKPYTIPLRRAVALVNERNELTYEVPIDIEDINASKYIEVIFSTNLVSQEVDCIQRDDSTRWIEIENSSFFDFSLVESSEINFSNWPAPFVNAHGLQDTTFILPDKLNGQMLSQLAQLTSSMVPHKENIRNLNIVYERNVEDVTSHFINDHIISLHEKLWDTNENTLSSSPFLLETLQYIALIEPSLWNEEKAMATFQPFITPRKDQPFFDPEMLVTLQENDKRTTTIGMSQSGNVILDEKQLSVVTPTVPTTEEPALPWWISLLFIIIFLFSIFLFVLLLKKKRTNED, from the coding sequence ATGGGTAAACGAAATCATGATCTATATTCCAACGGCTTACTGAATCGAAAAGATCGGATTGCTCGTTCCAAAAAACGAGGATATCGTCCTTATAGAAAACGAATCAAGACAATAATAAAGGGCTTGTACACCTTCTCCCTCTTTTCTATACTCATTTTTTTAAGTGGAGCTACACCTCATTTCGTAACAACAATGGATTCAGAAAACGAAGTAGAAATAACATACCAAAACAACGAGGATATAAATGAAATACGTAATGAAAACAGTGTCATGTTAACAGAAGACAGCTTTGATGAAACCTCAATTGAAAGATTTTCAACTCACCTTGAAAACTGGTCTGCCCTTAGTCAAAGGGGAGAAACTAGAGAACATGGTCAGATCACCTCATTCGTTGCTGACGATGTAAAAATGGTCGGTCCTAGCCAGGTCGACATGTATTACGAAGCACCACTCTTAAAAAAAGGAGACGATCATTATATTTATTTAACATTCAGTCACTCTCCATTATTATTACCTGAAACATCAACATTGACAGTTGAGGTGAATAACCAACCTGTTCATAGTATGTTTTTAACATCTGAGACAGCAAATCATTCTTCCTTAAAAATAAAACTAGATGAGTCAATGGTAACGGAGGGATTTCATAAAGTTACTTTACTGTTTCAAGGATATATTACCGATGATCTATGTCAACGAGCTGTTGACCCTTCTAATTGGCTCGTTGTTCATTCCAATTCTTTCGTTCACCTTGATGTAGGTGACTTTGTACAACAAACGGACTTATTAAAACATTATCCTTATCCATTCATACAACCTGGTTATACTGAACCGCTACAATTTTACCTTGTCGTCCCTGACCATCCTTCAGAACCTATTATTTCAGCAGCAACTCAGCTTGCTCACTTTTTACGTTCACAAGTTCATACAAGTGATTATGCAGTTATCATCACTGAATCTGAAACATCCGCAATAGATGATTTAAAAAATATCATCGCAGTGGGGCGCTATGACGATTGGAATGGGATCATTAAAGAAACGTTAACAACGCGCAATTTAGATATAGGTCGTAACTACGTAACGATTGATACGTTTATTTTAGATGAGATAAACAAACAGTTTTTATTTTTTGGTGGGGATGAAAACGATTTGATTGAAAAGAAAATTCCTCTTTTAACTGAGCAACACGTTATTAAACAGTTAGCAGGGAGTTCGTTATCTGTTGCCCAGTTACCAGAGACAATAGACGACAATGAAGACATGACATTTGATTTGAAAAGTAAAGGTATGGAGGATTTGCACTTAAATTCTAGATTTAATACTTCACCAGTGATCCGTTTCGACCTTCCACTATATGGGGAAATCGAGGAACACCCAACGTTACATGTAAATATGCGTATATCTCCATTACTTCATGAATTGGTTGATGAAGGGGTAGACGAACACTTAGGAATAAACATTTATATAAACGAAAAGCCTTATACAATTCCACTAAGAAGAGCAGTTGCGCTAGTAAATGAAAGAAATGAGCTCACCTATGAGGTCCCTATCGATATTGAAGATATCAACGCCTCTAAGTATATTGAAGTTATCTTTTCTACGAACCTTGTTAGTCAAGAAGTCGACTGTATACAAAGAGATGATTCTACACGCTGGATCGAAATTGAAAATAGTAGTTTTTTTGATTTCTCTCTTGTTGAAAGCTCAGAGATTAACTTTTCGAATTGGCCAGCTCCTTTTGTAAATGCTCACGGCTTACAAGATACGACGTTTATTCTTCCTGATAAATTAAATGGCCAAATGCTGAGTCAGCTAGCACAATTGACCTCTTCAATGGTTCCACACAAGGAAAATATCAGAAATCTCAATATTGTATATGAACGTAATGTTGAAGATGTAACAAGCCATTTCATCAATGACCATATCATCTCCCTTCATGAAAAGCTTTGGGATACGAATGAAAACACTTTATCGAGTAGCCCTTTTCTTTTAGAAACGTTACAATACATCGCCCTTATTGAACCATCCCTTTGGAATGAAGAAAAAGCAATGGCCACCTTCCAGCCATTTATCACACCTAGAAAAGATCAACCATTTTTTGACCCAGAAATGTTAGTCACTCTTCAAGAAAATGATAAACGAACAACCACCATTGGAATGAGCCAATCCGGAAACGTCATCTTAGACGAAAAACAATTATCTGTTGTAACACCAACTGTTCCTACCACGGAAGAACCAGCACTGCCATGGTGGATTAGCCTATTATTTATCATCATCTTCCTTTTTTCCATATTTCTATTCGTTCTTTTACTGAAAAAGAAAAGAACAAATGAAGATTAA
- a CDS encoding glycosyltransferase, whose translation MANNLFILSLTLIWVMLLYHMFLMQGGYFHFLKYQHPIEKWRKQIGDYPSVSVLIPAHNEEIVIERTLKAMVRFTYPKDKLEVVVINDQSNDQTGELARNVSKQYPFIKVVDTQAPYAGKGKATALNYGLKASTGEVIVVYDADNTPERSALNYLVLGLNTEKIGAVVGKFRVINAQKNLLTKFINIETIGFQWLAQAGRWFWFKITTIPGTNFAIRRSILEELGGWDHKALAEDTELSIRVYNLGYHIRFFPAAITWEQEPENWKVWWKQRTRWARGNQYVILKFLKSFFKLKRKNIIFDLLYFFFTYFLFLVGVMLSNTIFIVNLFYDLNLQIGIVALILWVLAYLLYITEAMIALSIEKTEMTAQNFFVVALMYFTYSQLWILLVIYSFFLECKRTFFKQEVKWDKTKRFTSKQSSDTNGEGVKEHG comes from the coding sequence TAAAATACCAACACCCTATCGAAAAGTGGCGTAAGCAAATAGGAGATTATCCTTCTGTCAGTGTATTAATTCCTGCTCATAATGAAGAAATCGTCATCGAGCGCACACTTAAAGCGATGGTGAGATTTACTTACCCGAAAGACAAATTAGAAGTAGTTGTGATCAATGATCAATCAAATGACCAAACAGGAGAACTAGCTAGGAATGTGAGTAAGCAATACCCTTTTATAAAAGTTGTGGATACGCAAGCTCCTTATGCCGGAAAAGGAAAAGCGACGGCTTTAAATTATGGATTAAAGGCATCAACGGGTGAAGTTATTGTCGTATATGATGCTGATAACACGCCTGAACGTTCTGCTTTAAACTACTTAGTTTTAGGTTTAAACACTGAAAAAATAGGCGCCGTAGTTGGCAAATTTCGTGTGATCAATGCACAGAAAAACTTACTAACAAAATTCATTAATATTGAAACAATCGGTTTCCAATGGCTAGCACAAGCAGGTCGTTGGTTTTGGTTTAAAATCACGACGATACCTGGTACAAACTTTGCGATTCGACGGAGTATACTCGAAGAGCTCGGCGGTTGGGATCATAAAGCACTCGCTGAGGATACTGAACTCTCGATTCGTGTTTATAATCTCGGATATCATATCCGCTTTTTCCCCGCAGCAATTACATGGGAACAAGAGCCTGAAAATTGGAAGGTTTGGTGGAAACAAAGAACACGCTGGGCAAGGGGAAACCAATATGTCATTTTAAAGTTTTTAAAAAGTTTTTTTAAACTTAAGAGGAAAAACATCATCTTCGACTTACTTTACTTCTTTTTTACTTACTTTTTATTTTTAGTGGGGGTGATGCTTTCCAACACCATTTTTATCGTGAATCTTTTTTATGATTTGAATTTACAAATCGGAATAGTTGCTCTCATACTATGGGTACTCGCTTACCTTTTGTATATTACAGAAGCGATGATTGCCTTAAGTATTGAAAAAACAGAAATGACCGCTCAAAATTTTTTCGTCGTAGCGCTAATGTATTTTACTTATTCACAGCTTTGGATTTTATTAGTCATTTATTCGTTTTTTTTAGAGTGCAAACGTACTTTTTTCAAACAAGAAGTGAAGTGGGATAAAACAAAACGTTTCACTTCAAAACAGTCTTCTGATACGAACGGTGAAGGTGTGAAAGAACATGGGTAA